Proteins encoded together in one Haloarcula rubripromontorii window:
- a CDS encoding ABC transporter substrate-binding protein, translating to METAPLLATDWVAVDETTWEFSLREGVTFHNGDPLTADAVVHSFDRVFEQWSWVPGWIGVASDGVTAVDDTTVRFETTEPFPAFPGTISHQYFGIQHPDESETPTGTGPFEVDEITAGQSITLTPFADYRDGAATPTELTFEWIKDPNTRVLSLEKGAVDIAQQIPKSRATALAEASETRIDTYLTPEAGLVAVNLYRSPTDDEQLRKALNWAVDQSQIVENVLNDIGKPARGPISSTIPWSVHDDLPTYGPDLDRARELVEASRYDGETLSILINSKNADDRTIAQTLLGWFKEIGVTSEIRQVDPASFNDRFTAGEANLTLVGFGSNSAACDYLIRAMFHSEGSDNRNRYKQDGTGIYNPGPEVDRLIEQGYRAENLEAKRDYYGDVQRRVVDTGAVIPLYYNESVFGRRAAVSGIDGHPIDKMIEWAGLTRKQ from the coding sequence ATGGAAACCGCACCGCTGCTTGCTACAGACTGGGTAGCCGTCGATGAGACGACGTGGGAGTTTTCATTGCGGGAAGGTGTCACCTTCCATAACGGAGACCCCCTCACAGCCGACGCGGTTGTCCACTCCTTTGACCGCGTTTTTGAGCAGTGGTCGTGGGTTCCAGGCTGGATCGGTGTCGCGTCTGACGGCGTCACCGCAGTAGATGACACCACTGTTCGGTTCGAGACAACGGAACCATTCCCTGCGTTTCCTGGCACAATATCACACCAGTATTTCGGCATTCAGCACCCTGATGAAAGCGAGACGCCGACTGGGACAGGCCCGTTTGAGGTCGATGAGATCACGGCAGGACAGTCAATCACGCTTACCCCGTTTGCTGACTATCGGGACGGGGCAGCTACCCCCACAGAACTCACTTTCGAGTGGATCAAGGACCCTAACACGCGCGTGCTGTCTCTTGAAAAAGGTGCAGTCGATATCGCCCAACAAATCCCGAAAAGCCGGGCTACGGCGCTTGCCGAGGCTTCGGAGACGAGGATAGACACGTATCTCACACCTGAGGCTGGGCTCGTCGCAGTCAATCTATACCGGTCGCCGACCGATGACGAGCAACTGCGAAAGGCACTCAACTGGGCTGTCGACCAGAGCCAGATCGTCGAGAACGTCCTCAACGATATCGGCAAGCCAGCGCGCGGACCGATTTCGTCTACTATTCCATGGTCTGTTCACGATGACCTCCCAACCTACGGGCCAGACCTGGATCGAGCACGGGAGCTCGTTGAAGCGTCCAGATACGACGGTGAGACACTCTCGATTCTGATCAATAGCAAAAATGCCGACGATAGAACGATCGCACAGACGCTTTTGGGTTGGTTCAAAGAGATCGGTGTCACAAGCGAGATTCGACAGGTCGATCCGGCATCGTTCAACGATAGGTTCACCGCGGGCGAAGCGAACCTGACACTCGTCGGTTTCGGATCGAACAGCGCTGCCTGTGACTATCTTATTCGGGCAATGTTCCATTCCGAAGGCAGTGACAATCGGAACCGCTACAAGCAAGACGGCACCGGCATCTACAATCCTGGTCCGGAAGTCGACCGCCTCATCGAGCAGGGATACCGGGCAGAAAATCTGGAAGCAAAACGGGACTACTACGGTGACGTCCAGCGGCGCGTGGTAGATACCGGAGCGGTCATCCCGCTGTACTACAACGAGTCCGTCTTCGGCCGGCGGGCGGCCGTCTCCGGTATCGACGGCCACCCGATAGATAAGATGATCGAATGGGCCGGGCTCACGCGAAAGCAATGA
- a CDS encoding ABC transporter substrate-binding protein, which produces MQNGDISDCCQRRREILKTGCSIVGSGIVAGCLGTTDGSSSGDTAPTSPPDKQSMTEDEDPTPYEVTVKPAGTHTFDSVPETYASFPGAWMDIAMALGIKPSAMMSLEEERLKYYRALPGVAVDLDSVETLLDSNDSEFDKEVFYEVDADVHLMDPRILKRYSGWNDDDLEEIEHNVGPILGSMIRFPYERDPYYTLYEAAEKAAEIFQRQERYDAWVDLKDEVFAEIQSRLPDDKPTVGAFIIDFDIEGKSLRAAEIDAFRNDTRTFRKLGVNSAFKGDTYVRYKEIGYEKLLDVDPEYIALIDNLTTENNESFQQTLQAAKNHETLSELTAVQNENFVRSAGTNMGPIIDLFSAEAVAMQLYPDEFGEWPGSVGDVPTEQQLFDRQRVADIINGRV; this is translated from the coding sequence ATGCAGAATGGAGATATTTCGGACTGCTGTCAACGTCGGAGGGAAATACTGAAAACTGGCTGTAGTATCGTTGGCAGTGGGATAGTTGCTGGTTGTCTCGGTACCACCGATGGCTCGTCATCGGGTGACACCGCCCCCACGTCTCCACCGGATAAACAGTCAATGACAGAAGATGAGGACCCAACACCGTACGAAGTGACGGTCAAACCAGCCGGAACCCACACGTTTGATTCAGTGCCCGAAACCTATGCAAGTTTTCCCGGTGCTTGGATGGATATCGCGATGGCATTGGGTATCAAGCCATCTGCAATGATGTCTCTTGAGGAAGAGCGGCTGAAATACTACAGAGCACTTCCTGGCGTTGCTGTCGATCTGGATTCCGTAGAGACGCTTTTGGATTCCAACGATTCAGAGTTCGACAAGGAAGTGTTCTACGAGGTTGATGCTGACGTACACCTGATGGACCCGCGGATTCTCAAGCGGTACTCGGGGTGGAATGATGACGATCTTGAAGAGATAGAACACAACGTCGGTCCGATACTGGGATCGATGATCCGCTTCCCATACGAACGTGATCCGTACTACACACTGTACGAAGCTGCTGAGAAAGCAGCGGAAATCTTCCAGCGGCAAGAACGGTACGATGCATGGGTCGATCTCAAAGACGAGGTCTTTGCCGAGATACAGTCGCGGCTACCGGATGACAAACCGACTGTCGGCGCATTTATCATCGATTTCGATATTGAAGGCAAAAGCCTGCGGGCGGCAGAGATCGATGCATTCCGAAACGACACCAGAACCTTTCGTAAACTGGGCGTCAACAGTGCGTTCAAGGGGGACACCTATGTCCGATACAAAGAGATCGGTTACGAGAAACTCCTCGACGTTGACCCGGAATACATCGCACTTATCGATAATCTAACGACAGAAAATAACGAGTCCTTTCAGCAAACTCTCCAGGCAGCCAAGAATCACGAAACGCTGAGTGAGTTGACTGCGGTCCAAAACGAGAACTTCGTCCGGTCGGCCGGGACAAATATGGGGCCGATCATCGATCTATTTTCGGCGGAAGCAGTTGCGATGCAGTTGTATCCGGATGAGTTTGGCGAGTGGCCTGGGTCCGTCGGCGACGTTCCCACCGAGCAGCAGTTATTCGACCGACAGCGGGTCGCTGATATCATCAACGGAAGAGTGTGA
- a CDS encoding helix-turn-helix transcriptional regulator gives MAVIVVAACAAGASATVLLTSGDSTSATTSETETQDLRTQRSTGDICHELLQTRPQAWAPVSERLASNEELVYKTVLDADGVLPQSEIVDRTDLSKATVSRTLDSLETRDLIERKRRGMGNVVRLT, from the coding sequence GTGGCTGTCATCGTTGTCGCGGCATGTGCGGCTGGAGCGAGCGCAACAGTGCTTCTCACTAGTGGCGACTCGACGTCGGCAACGACATCGGAGACCGAGACCCAAGATTTACGCACACAGCGGTCGACCGGCGACATTTGTCACGAACTACTACAGACCCGTCCGCAGGCGTGGGCACCCGTCTCAGAACGGCTGGCGAGCAATGAAGAACTGGTGTATAAGACAGTACTCGACGCTGATGGTGTCTTACCACAGAGCGAGATCGTCGACCGAACGGACCTCTCAAAAGCGACCGTCAGTCGTACGCTCGACAGCCTCGAGACTAGAGACCTCATTGAGCGCAAGCGCCGTGGAATGGGGAATGTAGTGCGTCTCACGTAA
- a CDS encoding ABC transporter substrate-binding protein yields MSKENKEPKTPTRRDYMKHSGEVIGCGLLAGCTGDSQSRGDSGSMDDGTSTPNPTETPMSGLTETATETDNRGISYSVTMEPMGTVEFDEPPENWVSYLSTYGDMGIALGKADTLQGLWDPEGMPNVFYDVLPDIDVSFEDVSPVSGDDEFDKEIFYELDADIHLFDPNWIGVLAENWSENDIEEITSGIAPFLGNYIRRRSDEWHDYPYYSLYDAFEIVADAFDERERYEAFESIHDDMQATIEETLPPSEDRPTVGLVSVTSNFEGATFYVYPVQDGNNHKQYRDLGMRGAFDNYIEGGYGQFDYEQLLEVDPDAIVFQYGFSHVSAEEFESRMETMRSDPVGSQLSAVQNDRLYRGGTAYQGPVVNLFQTEAAARQFYPAVFGEWNGIETLREDSLTLFDRQRVADIINGTV; encoded by the coding sequence ATGTCGAAAGAAAACAAAGAACCCAAGACACCGACGCGACGTGATTACATGAAGCACAGCGGCGAGGTCATCGGCTGCGGTCTACTCGCTGGCTGTACGGGCGATAGCCAGTCTAGAGGTGACAGTGGGTCGATGGACGACGGGACATCAACACCGAATCCCACAGAGACACCGATGTCGGGCCTGACTGAAACGGCAACAGAAACGGACAACAGAGGCATCAGTTACTCGGTAACGATGGAACCAATGGGAACTGTCGAGTTCGACGAGCCACCCGAGAACTGGGTGAGCTACCTCAGTACGTACGGCGACATGGGCATTGCCTTGGGCAAGGCGGATACCCTTCAGGGCCTATGGGATCCCGAAGGCATGCCAAACGTGTTCTATGACGTACTGCCGGACATCGATGTCTCCTTCGAGGACGTCTCGCCGGTTTCGGGTGATGATGAGTTCGACAAGGAGATATTCTACGAGTTGGACGCCGACATCCATCTGTTCGATCCAAACTGGATTGGCGTCTTGGCCGAAAATTGGAGTGAGAACGATATTGAGGAGATCACCAGCGGGATCGCTCCGTTCCTCGGTAACTACATCCGGCGACGTAGTGACGAGTGGCATGACTACCCGTACTACTCGCTGTACGACGCCTTCGAAATCGTCGCAGACGCCTTCGACGAGCGAGAGCGGTATGAGGCATTTGAATCCATCCACGACGATATGCAGGCAACAATCGAGGAGACGCTGCCGCCGTCAGAAGATCGACCTACTGTCGGGCTCGTGTCGGTTACCTCTAATTTCGAGGGGGCCACATTCTACGTGTACCCTGTACAGGACGGGAACAATCACAAGCAGTACCGCGATCTCGGGATGCGCGGAGCCTTCGATAACTACATTGAGGGTGGCTACGGCCAGTTCGATTACGAGCAATTGCTTGAGGTTGATCCCGATGCCATCGTGTTCCAGTACGGTTTCTCACATGTCTCGGCCGAGGAGTTCGAGTCCCGAATGGAAACGATGCGTTCGGATCCGGTCGGTAGTCAGTTATCGGCTGTTCAAAACGACCGACTGTACCGTGGCGGTACCGCTTACCAAGGGCCGGTCGTTAACCTCTTCCAGACGGAGGCGGCGGCGAGGCAATTCTACCCTGCTGTCTTCGGTGAGTGGAACGGAATAGAGACGCTTCGAGAGGATTCACTTACGCTGTTCGACCGCCAGCGAGTAGCAGATATCATCAACGGCACTGTTTAG